The Candidatus Woesearchaeota archaeon genome includes a window with the following:
- a CDS encoding 30S ribosomal protein S8 produces the protein MQNDTLASALAAINNAEKIGRMTCTIRPVSRIIKTVLKIMQEKHYIGSWEEKADARGGSLVVHLLGKINICAAIKPRFPITMKEYEKFEKRFLPARDFGIIIVSTSQGMMSHADAKTKRLGGKMVSYCY, from the coding sequence ATGCAAAACGATACTCTGGCCAGTGCGCTGGCAGCCATCAACAATGCTGAAAAAATCGGCAGGATGACCTGCACGATTCGCCCTGTTTCACGCATAATCAAAACGGTGCTTAAGATCATGCAGGAGAAGCACTACATTGGCTCGTGGGAAGAGAAGGCCGATGCTCGTGGTGGCAGCCTTGTCGTGCATTTACTCGGCAAGATAAATATTTGTGCCGCTATTAAGCCGCGCTTTCCAATCACAATGAAAGAATATGAAAAATTTGAGAAGCGTTTCCTCCCAGCGCGGGATTTCGGGATCATTATTGTTTCAACGAGCCAGGGAATGATGAGCCATGCCGATGCAAAAACAAAGCGCCTCGGCGGAAAAATGGTCTCCTACTGTTACTAA
- a CDS encoding 30S ribosomal protein S3 has translation MIERKIIAQKMKEFQIQEFISQSLHNTGQSHTKVQRTPMGEKIVVYTSRPGIIVGKSGQNIKKLTTTIKKKFELENPQIEIAEVENVHLDAQIVAERIAQSLERFGSARFKGVAHQVMQDVMNARALGVEIIISGKVPSARARAWRFYQGYLKKCGDIAVTKVLKAYATAKLKSGVIGIKVRIMPPGIKLPDELKVIDEITESAPAAQKGESKTPGDEKKEEKKKAPRRKKKAEKAETEKQDSTDQTEAAAAPAAQTEA, from the coding sequence ATGATTGAGCGAAAGATTATTGCCCAGAAAATGAAAGAGTTCCAGATTCAGGAATTCATTTCCCAAAGCTTGCACAATACCGGCCAAAGCCACACGAAAGTCCAGCGCACACCGATGGGTGAAAAGATTGTAGTGTATACCTCGCGCCCGGGCATTATCGTTGGCAAGAGCGGCCAAAACATCAAGAAGCTCACCACCACGATCAAGAAAAAATTCGAACTTGAAAATCCACAAATAGAAATTGCAGAAGTTGAAAATGTGCACCTCGACGCGCAGATTGTTGCCGAGCGCATTGCACAATCACTCGAGCGATTTGGCTCAGCACGGTTTAAAGGCGTCGCGCACCAGGTCATGCAGGATGTCATGAATGCGCGCGCACTCGGCGTGGAAATTATCATCTCGGGCAAAGTGCCCAGCGCACGTGCACGAGCGTGGCGATTTTACCAAGGATACTTGAAAAAGTGCGGCGACATCGCAGTCACTAAAGTATTGAAAGCATATGCAACGGCAAAACTGAAGTCAGGCGTTATCGGCATCAAGGTGCGCATTATGCCGCCGGGCATCAAACTGCCTGACGAGCTGAAGGTCATTGATGAAATAACCGAATCAGCGCCTGCAGCGCAGAAAGGTGAATCAAAAACGCCGGGCGATGAAAAAAAGGAAGAGAAGAAAAAAGCACCCCGTAGAAAAAAGAAAGCGGAAAAAGCTGAAACTGAAAAACAGGACAGTACCGATCAAACAGAGGCTGCCGCTGCACCAGCAGCGCAAACTGAAGCATGA
- a CDS encoding translation initiation factor has protein sequence MSEICSTCGLPKELCVCETIAKESQRITVCIEKRKFGKQYTMITGIDLKDLDEKDLIKKLKNSFACGGTIKDNRIELQGNHKSKAKAVLTKLGFPQEMIDIEM, from the coding sequence ATGAGTGAGATTTGCAGCACGTGTGGATTGCCTAAAGAGCTCTGCGTATGCGAGACCATAGCGAAAGAAAGCCAACGCATAACCGTCTGCATTGAAAAACGAAAGTTCGGAAAACAATACACCATGATTACTGGCATTGACCTCAAAGACCTTGATGAGAAAGACTTGATAAAAAAACTCAAGAACTCATTTGCGTGCGGAGGAACTATCAAGGACAACCGCATCGAACTGCAAGGCAACCATAAGAGCAAAGCAAAGGCCGTGCTCACCAAACTGGGTTTCCCACAAGAGATGATTGACATAGAAATGTGA
- a CDS encoding 50S ribosomal protein L2: MGKRIIAQARGRGGPRYRAPSFNYAGEALHKTWSDGTFKGLIREFIHCPGHSAPLARVAFEDGEEVLMPAAEGLAIGDQISAGKDAPVEIGNTTHLKNIPEGAPVYNVEGTPGDGGKFARASGTFARVLARYDDRILVKLPSKKIKEFNPQCRATIGVLAGGGRLEKPFGKAGKKHYKMKARNKLYPRISGGAVNAVDHPFGNKRSSRKSKARPAPRHAPPGRNVGMIRPRRTGRKTGAKKATT; encoded by the coding sequence ATGGGAAAACGCATAATTGCACAAGCACGCGGACGAGGAGGCCCGAGATATCGAGCGCCCTCATTCAATTACGCAGGCGAAGCACTCCACAAAACATGGTCAGACGGTACATTCAAAGGGCTCATCCGAGAATTTATCCACTGCCCGGGACATTCAGCGCCGTTGGCGCGCGTTGCGTTTGAAGACGGTGAAGAAGTGCTCATGCCTGCTGCAGAAGGCCTTGCTATCGGTGACCAAATCTCTGCGGGAAAGGACGCACCTGTTGAAATTGGGAATACTACTCATTTGAAAAATATCCCTGAAGGAGCGCCAGTATATAATGTTGAAGGCACACCGGGTGACGGCGGCAAATTTGCCCGCGCATCAGGCACCTTTGCACGCGTACTTGCACGATATGATGACCGTATCCTCGTCAAATTACCCTCCAAAAAAATCAAAGAGTTCAATCCGCAATGCAGAGCAACCATCGGCGTACTCGCTGGCGGCGGACGATTGGAAAAACCATTTGGAAAAGCAGGCAAGAAACATTATAAGATGAAGGCCCGCAACAAATTGTACCCACGAATCTCGGGTGGCGCAGTCAACGCAGTTGACCACCCATTCGGTAACAAGCGATCATCAAGAAAATCCAAGGCACGACCCGCACCGCGGCACGCGCCGCCGGGAAGAAACGTCGGCATGATACGCCCACGCAGAACCGGACGAAAGACTGGCGCAAAAAAAGCAACAACATAA
- the rplV gene encoding 50S ribosomal protein L22, with translation MHGYSFPDYEKGSMVRVIGRDVSISTKHSIEVCNTLRHRNIAVVKRILEDAIALKRPIPFKRYTNGAGHKPGMAAGQFPKNACTAILNLIKSLEMNAQHKGLNTSRLVIIHAVANKGARPYRISRQRGRRMKNTHLEFVAREQKEAAPEQRKQKAKQEKKGTTHD, from the coding sequence ATGCATGGCTACAGCTTTCCGGACTATGAAAAAGGCTCGATGGTGCGAGTCATTGGCAGAGATGTATCCATCTCGACCAAGCACTCGATTGAGGTATGCAACACCCTTCGGCACCGGAACATTGCAGTCGTCAAACGCATACTTGAAGACGCTATTGCACTCAAGCGCCCGATTCCGTTCAAGCGATATACCAACGGCGCCGGCCACAAGCCGGGCATGGCCGCCGGACAGTTTCCAAAAAATGCTTGCACCGCAATACTCAACCTGATTAAGTCATTAGAGATGAATGCACAGCACAAAGGGCTCAACACAAGCCGGCTGGTTATTATTCACGCCGTGGCAAATAAGGGTGCACGGCCGTACCGGATTTCACGCCAGCGCGGCCGACGCATGAAAAACACCCACCTCGAATTTGTTGCACGCGAACAAAAAGAAGCTGCACCAGAACAACGAAAACAAAAAGCAAAACAAGAAAAAAAAGGTACAACGCATGATTGA
- a CDS encoding toprim domain-containing protein produces MAVNAREQEAGFREWLEKINTSNKLIIVEGKKDAHALCSLGVNNHVVMLSKKPLYAVVEDVAEKTTDVIILTDFDKKGKELYGKLKKSLIAHGVQVDNTFREFLQNTGISHIEGLKTHVQKYIKGQEL; encoded by the coding sequence ATGGCGGTGAATGCGCGTGAGCAGGAAGCAGGGTTTCGTGAGTGGCTCGAAAAAATAAACACCAGCAACAAGCTCATCATTGTTGAAGGAAAAAAAGATGCACATGCCTTGTGTTCGCTCGGTGTCAACAACCATGTTGTGATGCTCAGCAAAAAGCCACTCTACGCGGTTGTCGAAGATGTTGCCGAAAAAACAACCGACGTCATCATCCTTACTGACTTCGACAAAAAGGGGAAGGAATTATACGGCAAACTCAAAAAATCACTCATCGCCCACGGCGTACAGGTAGACAACACGTTTCGTGAATTTCTGCAGAACACCGGCATCAGCCACATCGAGGGTTTAAAAACACACGTGCAAAAATATATAAAGGGGCAGGAACTTTAG
- the rpl3p gene encoding 50S ribosomal protein L3 yields the protein MPKEHQPHSGSMQFWPRKRAERQHTPIRAWTTPLGKAGCFAGYKVGMTHLILVDSRKTAKTKGMELMTAATIIECPPMRVIGVRCYGIDKVYAYGERVMTDIVGKGTPDLSRVFPVTKKEPTQKLAELKAEKYTDIRVLVQTQPAMTSIKKRPEVFEVGLGGTVAQKLAWAQEKMGKDIFVNDVFAEGQQVDAHSVTTGRGLQGPVKRFGVAIRHHKSEKTKRGPGSLGAWKGQGHMMYRVAHAGQTGYHTRTEWNKWVLKMDTQPKNINPPDGFKRYGMVKNQYLIVKGSVGGPAKRLIKLTHPQRPTTRIPSEAPTIRYVSVTTKQGM from the coding sequence ATGCCAAAAGAACACCAGCCGCATTCAGGAAGCATGCAGTTTTGGCCGCGAAAGCGTGCTGAACGCCAGCATACACCTATTAGAGCATGGACTACCCCACTGGGCAAGGCTGGCTGTTTCGCCGGCTACAAAGTGGGCATGACGCATCTTATTCTTGTTGATTCTCGCAAAACCGCAAAAACAAAAGGCATGGAGCTCATGACGGCTGCAACTATCATTGAATGCCCGCCCATGCGTGTCATTGGCGTGCGCTGTTATGGTATCGACAAAGTATATGCCTACGGCGAGCGGGTGATGACTGATATCGTCGGCAAAGGCACTCCTGATCTTTCTCGCGTTTTTCCAGTTACAAAAAAAGAGCCAACGCAAAAACTTGCTGAGCTCAAGGCCGAAAAATACACTGACATCCGCGTGCTGGTTCAGACCCAGCCTGCTATGACATCGATCAAGAAACGGCCTGAAGTCTTTGAAGTGGGGCTCGGCGGCACAGTTGCGCAAAAACTTGCATGGGCGCAGGAAAAAATGGGCAAGGATATTTTTGTGAATGATGTTTTTGCTGAAGGGCAACAAGTCGATGCCCACAGCGTCACCACCGGACGCGGTCTGCAAGGCCCAGTCAAACGATTTGGTGTTGCCATTCGCCACCACAAGTCAGAAAAAACCAAGCGCGGCCCGGGCTCACTCGGCGCGTGGAAAGGACAAGGACATATGATGTACCGTGTTGCCCACGCAGGACAGACCGGTTATCACACGCGCACTGAATGGAACAAGTGGGTGCTGAAAATGGACACCCAGCCAAAAAATATCAATCCGCCTGACGGCTTCAAGCGCTATGGCATGGTGAAAAACCAGTACCTTATCGTCAAGGGCTCGGTTGGCGGGCCGGCAAAACGCCTCATCAAACTTACCCACCCCCAGCGGCCAACCACGAGAATACCGTCGGAAGCGCCCACAATCAGATATGTCAGTGTAACAACAAAACAGGGAATGTAA
- the rpmC gene encoding 50S ribosomal protein L29, whose protein sequence is MTKAYKNLIALNAGDLAKRKTELEKELVKLRGQTATGASQKNPYAVRNNRRAIARILTLTQQRKGNERNEHKQTKVMTKHE, encoded by the coding sequence ATGACCAAAGCATACAAAAATTTGATTGCACTAAACGCAGGCGACCTTGCCAAACGAAAGACTGAGCTCGAAAAGGAGCTTGTGAAGCTTCGCGGCCAGACCGCAACAGGCGCCAGCCAGAAAAACCCGTACGCTGTGCGCAATAACCGGCGCGCCATTGCACGGATACTCACGCTCACCCAACAGAGAAAAGGAAACGAACGAAATGAACATAAACAAACCAAGGTGATGACCAAGCATGAGTGA
- the rplD gene encoding 50S ribosomal protein L4: protein MKLSILTIDNKNTGKVDMPPQFDEQVRPDVIERAAEALRSTQRQPYGAFPEAGKRSSSWVSKQRRSYRGCYGHGISRVPRKVHSRSGTNMNWVGAFAPGCVGGRRAHPPKPWKIWARKINKKENRFAVRSALAATVNKEMVKSRGHRVPDAYPFIISTEFEKITKAHDLEKALLALGLEQELVRCAIKKVRAGRGKGRGRKYKQRRGPLVVISGNAPIERVNLPGIDVARVDELNAVLLAPGAPGRLTLYTEAAVERLRTEHWFMNDFKGKSAPRKEETTADTGKKQEQKKEHKQVPKAKAQPKEKQVKQK, encoded by the coding sequence ATGAAACTCTCCATCCTCACCATCGACAACAAAAACACCGGAAAGGTGGACATGCCGCCGCAATTCGACGAGCAGGTGCGCCCAGATGTTATTGAGCGTGCTGCTGAAGCATTGCGCAGCACCCAACGCCAACCGTACGGTGCATTCCCTGAAGCAGGCAAGCGATCATCATCATGGGTCAGCAAGCAGCGAAGAAGTTACCGCGGCTGTTACGGCCATGGTATTTCACGTGTTCCCCGAAAAGTACACAGCAGAAGCGGCACCAATATGAATTGGGTCGGCGCGTTTGCACCCGGCTGTGTCGGCGGACGGCGCGCGCATCCGCCAAAGCCATGGAAAATCTGGGCAAGAAAAATCAACAAAAAAGAAAACCGGTTTGCGGTCCGTTCAGCACTCGCTGCAACCGTCAACAAAGAAATGGTGAAGAGCCGCGGCCACCGTGTTCCTGATGCATACCCGTTTATTATCAGCACTGAGTTTGAAAAAATAACCAAGGCACATGACCTTGAAAAAGCATTGCTCGCGCTTGGCCTTGAACAAGAACTCGTGCGCTGCGCAATTAAAAAAGTGCGCGCCGGAAGAGGAAAAGGACGCGGACGAAAATACAAACAGCGACGAGGGCCACTCGTTGTCATCAGCGGCAATGCACCGATTGAACGCGTCAACTTGCCCGGTATCGACGTGGCACGGGTTGATGAATTGAACGCAGTCCTTCTTGCGCCCGGAGCGCCCGGTCGGCTCACTCTGTACACTGAAGCAGCAGTTGAGCGCCTTCGCACTGAACACTGGTTCATGAATGATTTCAAGGGCAAAAGCGCGCCGAGAAAAGAAGAAACAACTGCAGACACCGGAAAAAAACAAGAACAGAAAAAGGAACACAAGCAAGTTCCAAAAGCAAAAGCACAGCCAAAGGAAAAACAAGTAAAACAAAAGTAA
- a CDS encoding 50S ribosomal protein L6, with protein MKKTTLTTELDIPAGITAQVAHESRVTVKGPKGEITREWKHPYIKIRSENNKVIIHSSQATAREKKMINTIDSHIANMLRGAAEGHEYRLKICSGHFPMTVTAGATEFSVKNFLGEKNPRILKFDSSIKVKVEGQEVVVEGAAIEPVSQCAANIEKLTVVKNRDRRIFQDGIYITTKDGKAIE; from the coding sequence ATGAAAAAAACAACCCTTACCACGGAACTGGACATTCCTGCAGGTATTACTGCGCAGGTTGCACACGAATCGCGCGTCACGGTCAAAGGACCGAAGGGAGAAATTACCCGTGAATGGAAACACCCGTACATCAAGATACGCAGTGAGAACAACAAGGTTATTATTCACAGCAGCCAGGCGACGGCGCGCGAAAAGAAAATGATAAACACGATCGACTCACACATTGCAAACATGCTGCGGGGAGCAGCCGAAGGCCACGAGTACCGGCTCAAGATATGCTCAGGCCATTTTCCCATGACTGTTACTGCAGGAGCAACTGAATTCAGTGTCAAAAACTTTTTGGGTGAAAAAAACCCACGCATACTGAAATTTGATTCATCCATCAAAGTAAAGGTAGAGGGGCAGGAAGTAGTTGTTGAGGGAGCCGCAATCGAACCGGTAAGCCAATGCGCAGCAAACATTGAAAAACTCACTGTTGTAAAAAATCGTGACCGCCGCATCTTTCAAGACGGTATTTACATAACGACAAAAGATGGAAAAGCGATTGAATAA
- a CDS encoding 50S ribosomal protein L14, whose protein sequence is MQAHKANVTRGIPVGTYMEPCDNSGAKQVRMFSVRGHKTRRGRIQSAGVGDLVQVSVKKGKPDMRKKTAFGVIVRQKKQYRRPDGMHIMFEDNSIVILKDDKGNPKGTLLKGPIAKEACDRWPAIAKLASVIV, encoded by the coding sequence ATGCAAGCACATAAAGCAAATGTCACACGGGGAATTCCAGTCGGCACCTATATGGAGCCCTGTGATAATTCCGGCGCCAAACAAGTGCGAATGTTTTCCGTCAGAGGCCACAAGACACGGCGCGGGCGCATCCAGTCAGCAGGCGTTGGCGACCTGGTACAAGTCTCGGTCAAAAAAGGAAAGCCGGACATGCGAAAGAAGACCGCATTCGGTGTTATTGTGCGCCAGAAAAAGCAGTACCGCCGGCCGGATGGCATGCACATCATGTTTGAAGACAACTCAATTGTTATCCTTAAAGACGACAAAGGAAATCCTAAGGGAACCCTGCTCAAGGGCCCAATTGCAAAAGAAGCATGCGACCGCTGGCCGGCAATTGCAAAACTTGCCAGTGTGATTGTATAG
- a CDS encoding 50S ribosomal protein L23, with the protein MNTIILHPVSTEKSIRLMESENKLVFVVDRRADKPAIKKAIEALFKTKVANVNTQITSKGEKRAVVQFSKETPAIDIATQLGMM; encoded by the coding sequence ATGAACACAATCATACTTCACCCGGTATCAACGGAAAAATCGATTCGCCTGATGGAATCAGAAAACAAGCTCGTCTTTGTCGTTGACCGGCGCGCTGACAAACCAGCAATCAAAAAGGCGATCGAAGCACTCTTCAAAACAAAAGTCGCAAACGTGAACACTCAAATTACCTCAAAAGGAGAAAAACGGGCAGTGGTACAGTTCAGCAAAGAAACGCCAGCAATTGACATTGCAACGCAGCTTGGTATGATGTGA
- a CDS encoding 50S ribosomal protein L5, with protein MNNPMRTLRIEKLTLNIGAGKNQEVLKKGLKLLKNITSGTPITTVTQKRLPAWGLRPGLPIGCKITLRKKKAVELLPRLLEAKTNALGLQNFDEHGNVSFGIHEYIDIGGIKYDPEIGIMGLQVCVTLERPGFRIKRRSDKKLIGKKHRITREEAVGFFQSQFKVRIGDEE; from the coding sequence ATGAATAATCCTATGCGCACACTCCGGATTGAGAAACTGACGCTGAATATAGGTGCAGGAAAGAATCAGGAAGTGCTCAAAAAAGGGCTGAAACTCCTCAAGAATATTACGAGCGGCACGCCGATAACAACGGTAACGCAGAAACGGTTGCCTGCATGGGGGCTCCGTCCTGGCCTGCCGATTGGCTGCAAAATAACGCTGCGCAAGAAAAAAGCAGTCGAGCTTCTGCCGCGCCTGCTTGAGGCAAAGACGAACGCGTTGGGGCTGCAGAATTTTGACGAGCATGGCAATGTGTCATTTGGCATTCACGAGTATATTGACATTGGTGGGATTAAGTATGACCCGGAAATTGGCATTATGGGTCTCCAGGTCTGCGTGACACTCGAACGGCCGGGCTTCCGCATCAAGCGGCGCTCGGACAAGAAATTAATTGGAAAAAAACACCGCATCACACGAGAAGAAGCTGTTGGTTTTTTCCAGAGCCAGTTTAAGGTGCGGATTGGTGACGAAGAATGA
- the msrA gene encoding peptide-methionine (S)-S-oxide reductase MsrA, with the protein MASQTATFAAGCFWGVEAMFRKVNGVLQTTVGYTGGTAPNPTYEKLCTGTTGHAEAVQVVFDPHIISYSELVDFFWTIHNPTVLNRQGPDIGSQYRSAIFCHNDKQKREAEASKAKLEKSGRYKQPVVTQIVPARQFYKAEEYHQRYLEKKGLASCHI; encoded by the coding sequence ATGGCGTCACAAACCGCAACCTTTGCCGCCGGATGCTTCTGGGGCGTTGAAGCAATGTTCAGAAAAGTAAACGGCGTGCTCCAGACAACCGTCGGCTACACCGGTGGCACAGCACCAAACCCGACGTACGAAAAATTGTGCACTGGCACCACAGGCCACGCAGAGGCAGTGCAAGTTGTTTTTGACCCCCACATCATCTCGTATTCCGAGCTCGTTGATTTTTTCTGGACTATACATAATCCAACCGTGTTGAATCGGCAAGGGCCTGATATTGGCTCGCAGTACCGCTCGGCGATTTTCTGCCACAACGACAAACAAAAAAGAGAAGCAGAGGCGTCAAAGGCAAAGCTTGAAAAATCAGGACGATACAAACAACCCGTGGTCACGCAGATCGTTCCTGCACGGCAGTTCTACAAAGCAGAAGAATATCATCAACGCTATCTCGAAAAAAAGGGGCTGGCATCTTGTCATATCTAA
- a CDS encoding 30S ribosomal protein S19 — protein sequence MAKKEFTYRGKTIEEVRRMSFEEFLTLLPARARRSLKRGSTHQKQTLLEHIKKNRRKLRTQCRDMIIVPQMVDRDIEVYDGKTWQPVHIVPEMLGHYLGEFALTRRSVKHNSPGIGATRSSASISVK from the coding sequence ATGGCAAAAAAAGAATTTACGTATCGGGGAAAAACAATCGAGGAAGTTCGACGTATGAGTTTCGAAGAGTTCCTCACCCTCCTGCCAGCGCGCGCGCGTAGAAGCCTTAAACGAGGCTCCACTCACCAGAAGCAGACACTCCTTGAGCATATCAAGAAAAACCGAAGAAAACTCCGCACCCAGTGCAGAGACATGATTATCGTTCCCCAGATGGTTGACCGCGACATTGAAGTGTACGACGGCAAAACCTGGCAGCCGGTTCATATTGTGCCGGAAATGCTTGGCCATTACCTTGGTGAATTCGCACTTACCCGACGGTCAGTCAAACACAACTCACCGGGCATTGGCGCAACGCGCTCAAGTGCAAGCATATCGGTGAAATAA
- the rplX gene encoding 50S ribosomal protein L24: MEKTWSSAWKASTKPRKQRKYRANLPLHLRKKRMQSPLAKELKKKYNTNAATVHQGDTVRVLRGSSKGKTGKVDQVSYTKECVYITGISVTRKDGTQKPRGVNPSKILITELNLSDKRREEQLKH; the protein is encoded by the coding sequence ATGGAAAAAACCTGGTCATCGGCATGGAAGGCATCAACGAAGCCACGCAAGCAGCGTAAGTACCGTGCAAACCTGCCCCTGCACCTCCGGAAAAAACGCATGCAAAGCCCGCTCGCAAAGGAATTGAAAAAGAAGTATAACACCAACGCAGCAACCGTGCATCAAGGCGACACCGTGCGTGTGCTTCGCGGCTCAAGCAAAGGAAAAACGGGAAAGGTGGATCAGGTCAGTTACACAAAAGAGTGCGTGTACATAACCGGAATCAGCGTGACGCGCAAGGACGGCACCCAAAAACCACGAGGTGTCAATCCCTCAAAAATCCTCATCACTGAATTAAACCTGAGCGACAAGCGCCGGGAAGAACAATTGAAACACTAA
- a CDS encoding zinc metalloprotease HtpX yields the protein MDGRIKTVVLLGFLSALMLGIGRLLGGFQGLTIGLVFALVMNIGSYWFSDKIVLAIYRAKPFTQKDQPELYKIVKEVAEKAQLPMPKLYIIPSPAPNAFATGRNPNHAAVAFTNGILTLLNKDELRGVIAHELSHIKNRDILITTIAATIAAVISYVGMIVRWGAIFGGFGGRDNQRGGSGGILQFLVLAILAPLTATIIQLAISRAREYQADKTGAETLKDGKHLASALDKLHGSVSKHPLTFGNAQTSSLFIVNPFSAHGLIALFSTHPPAAERIKRLKGMKF from the coding sequence ATGGATGGACGTATCAAAACAGTTGTACTGCTTGGATTCCTGAGCGCCCTCATGCTCGGCATCGGTCGCTTATTGGGCGGATTTCAGGGACTGACTATTGGGTTAGTCTTTGCACTCGTTATGAACATCGGCAGCTACTGGTTCAGCGACAAAATTGTGCTTGCCATCTACCGCGCCAAGCCATTTACGCAAAAAGACCAGCCGGAGCTCTACAAAATCGTCAAAGAAGTGGCTGAAAAAGCGCAGCTGCCCATGCCCAAATTGTATATCATCCCTTCGCCAGCACCAAACGCATTTGCCACCGGACGAAATCCGAACCACGCGGCTGTTGCTTTTACCAACGGCATCCTCACCCTGTTAAACAAAGACGAGTTGCGTGGCGTGATTGCTCACGAGCTTTCACACATTAAGAATAGAGACATCCTCATCACCACCATCGCTGCAACCATCGCTGCAGTGATTTCCTACGTCGGCATGATTGTGCGCTGGGGCGCCATCTTTGGCGGCTTCGGTGGGCGTGACAATCAAAGAGGCGGATCGGGTGGCATACTTCAATTTTTGGTCTTGGCAATTCTCGCTCCCTTGACTGCAACAATCATTCAGCTTGCCATTTCCCGCGCGCGCGAATATCAAGCAGACAAAACAGGGGCAGAAACACTGAAGGATGGAAAACACCTCGCGTCGGCACTTGACAAACTACACGGCAGCGTTTCCAAACACCCGCTCACTTTTGGCAACGCGCAGACATCAAGCTTATTTATCGTCAACCCATTCAGCGCGCATGGACTCATTGCATTGTTCAGCACGCACCCACCGGCTGCTGAAAGAATTAAACGGTTGAAGGGAATGAAGTTTTGA
- a CDS encoding 30S ribosomal protein S14 yields MKLKKYKKHNAPRTRSCGISLHRCRRCGRIRAHINKYGLDLCRQCFREVARNLGFKKYN; encoded by the coding sequence ATAAAGCTGAAAAAATACAAAAAGCATAATGCGCCCCGGACACGAAGCTGTGGCATTTCGCTCCACCGCTGCCGGCGATGCGGCCGCATTCGCGCTCACATAAACAAGTACGGGCTTGACCTGTGCCGACAATGCTTCCGCGAAGTTGCACGGAACCTTGGATTCAAAAAATACAATTAA